The following proteins are co-located in the Lagenorhynchus albirostris chromosome 2, mLagAlb1.1, whole genome shotgun sequence genome:
- the SCNN1D gene encoding LOW QUALITY PROTEIN: amiloride-sensitive sodium channel subunit delta (The sequence of the model RefSeq protein was modified relative to this genomic sequence to represent the inferred CDS: deleted 3 bases in 2 codons), translating into MAQAAGGGPGTRTCPQLPPSPPPPPPEEERGERLVELRASLRELVATFCTNGTIHGAIRLVCSSQNHLKTASWGLRLARALGVICWQLGLLFRQYWRYPVIMTVSVHSERSTRKLFLSVTLCDMNPHRPHPARRPLRALDNFARQNIYSLCGFNFSDSVDAPGAKAPGPEPTFQLDRGIHLQGAAQCNSAGGDCTQQAYSSGVVAAREWYRLHRVNVLGLLPTRTATTAAADTVFSCRYDGQDRQAVSAGRWLLAPPRPMQWSAGPTAPSRDKAAVVPSLQPRGCTQQGDGSGVCAGLSVAPGSRHFQTSHHPSYGSCYTFNGVWAAQHPGITHAECQPGLGVGGVSRPAWPHPRPPPGVSLALGAKQQDHLLLLPTEAGIKVVIHTRDHTPFLEHRGPSASGGRTEPHPLPQDKVHRLGSPCGHCTDSTGGVDVQLLYTASCTRQACLVSCFQPLMVETRSCGCFFYPLPTGAQHCNSMRHPAWGHCFRRPCKDLETHRLPCASRCPRPCRGSSCKLSAGTSSWPSSKSAVSPGSGVRPQGQGALPGLTSRPRSNLAKVNIFSQELSYRTVDEGPQHPYVPQLLSATGSLWSPWSGSCVLSVVEMLELLLDAAALALLLCCRQLHGARGQPRAAMGMPAPSQRPAGGRVAAGMTSNARGPSSTSHDVAGAPAGVLAGGQPGVGPGNS; encoded by the exons ATGGCCCAAGCAGCTGGTGGGGGGCCGGGGACCCGAACGTGCCCCCAGCTGCCGCCATCGCCACCACCGCCCCCGCCCGAGGAGGAGCGTGGGGAGAGGCTGGTGGAGCTGCGCGCCTCGTTGAGGGAGCTGGTCGCCACCTTCTGCACCAACGGCACCATCCACGGCGCCATCCGCCTTGTGTGCTCCAGCCAGAACCACCTCAAGACTGCATCCTGGGGGCTGCGGCTCGCGCGGGCCCTGGGCGTGATCTGCTGGCAGCTCGGACTCCTCTTCAGGCAGTACTGGCGCTACCCGGTCATCATGACGGTGTCCGTACACTCGGAGCGCAGCACA CGCAAGCTCTTCCTGTCGGTCACCCTGTGCGACATGAACCCGCACCG gccaCACCCAGCCCGCCGCCCCCTGCGGGCGCTGGACAACTTTGCCCGGCAGAACATCTACTCCCTGTGTGGGTTCAACTTCAGCGACAGCGTGGACGCCCCAGGGGCCAAGGCCCCGGGCCCCGAGCCCACCTTCCAGCTGGACCGCGGGATCCACCTCCAAG GTGCCGCCCAGTGTAACAGCGCCGGAGGCGACTGCACCCAGCAGGCCTACTCCTCTGGCGTGGTGGCCGCCCGGGAGTGGTACCGCTTGCACCGCGTGAACGTTCTGGGCCTGCTGCCCACGAGGACGGCCACCACAGCCGCGGCAGACACTGTCTTCTCCTGCCGCTACGACGGCCAGGACCGCCAGGCC GTGAGTGCAGGCAGGTGGCTGCTCGCCCCGCCACGCCCCATGCAGTGGTCTGCCGGCCCCACGGCTCCCTCCAGAGATAAGGCAGCTGTGGTCCCCTCCCTGCAACCCCGGGGCTGCACACAACAGGGTGATGGGTCAGGGGTATGTGCGGGTCTGAGCGTGGCCCCTGGTTCCAGACACTTCCAGACCTCGCACCACCCCAGCTACGGCAGCTGCTACACCTTCAACGGTGTCTGGGCCGCGCAGCACCCTGGCATCACCCACGCTGAGTGCCAGCCTGGGCTGGGTGTGGGCGGGGTGTCCAGGCCGGCCTGGCCTCACCCCCGGCCTCCCCCAGGGGTCAGCCTGGCCCTCGGGGCAAAGCAGCAGGATCATCTTCTTCTGCTGCCCACGGAGGCCGGCATCAAAGTCGTGATCCACACGCGTGACCACACGCCCTTCCTGGAGCACCGGGGGCCTTCAGCATCG GGCGGCAGAACTgaaccacaccccctcccccaggacaaGGTGCACCGGCTCGGGAGCCCCTGTGGGCACTGCACAGACAGCACGGGGGGCGTGGACGTGCAGCTGCTGTACACCGCCTCCTGCACCAGGCAG GCCTGCCTGGTCTCCTGCTTCCAGCCGCTGATGGTGGAGACCCGCTCCTGCGGCTGCTTCTTCTACCCCCTGCCTACGGGGGCCCAGCACTGCAACTCCATGCGGCACCCGGCCTGGG GTCACTGCTTCCGCCGCCCCTGCAAGGACCTGGAGACCCACCGGCTTCCCTGCGCCTCCCGCTGCCCCCGGCCTTGCAGGGGA TCTTCGTGCAAGCTCTCCGCTGGGACCTCCAGCTGGCCTTCCTCCAAGTCAGCCGTGAGTCCCGGAAGCGGGGTGAGGCCTCAGGGGCAGGGAGCCCTCCCCGGACTGACCT CCCGCCCCAGGAGCAACCTGGCCAAGGTGAACATCTTCTCTCAGGAGCTCAGCTACCGCACGGTGGACGAGG GCCCGCAACACCCGTATGTGCCACAGCTGCTTTCAGCCACGGGCAGCCTCTGGAGCCCGTGGTCCGGCTCTTGTGTCCTCTCAGTCGTGGAGATGCTGGAGCTGCTGCTGGACGCTGCGGCCCTCGCCCTGCTGCTGTGCTGCCGCCAGCTCCACGGGGCTCGGGGCCAGCCCAGGGCAGCCATGGGGATGCCCGCTCCGAGCCAGAGGCCGGCTGGTGGCCGGGTAGCTGCAGGCATGACGTCGAACGCCCGGGGGCCCAGCTCCACCTCCCATGATGTTGCAGGGGCTCCGGCAGGGGTCTTGGCTGGAGGTCAGCCCGGTGTGGGCCCCGGAAACTCCTGA